One genomic segment of Fusobacterium nucleatum includes these proteins:
- the citE gene encoding citrate (pro-3S)-lyase subunit beta, with protein sequence MAIRDRLRRTMMFLPGNNPSMITDAHIYKPDSIMIDLEDAVSVNQKDVARFLVSEALKAIDYKTTERVVRVNGLDTPFGADDIRAIVKAGVDVIRLPKTDNPDEIIAVDKLITEVEKEIGREGETLLMAAIESAAGIMNVKEIALASKRLMGIALGAEDYVTNLKTSRSKHGWELYYAREAIVLAARNAGIYCFDTVYSDVNNLEGFRNEVQFIKDLGFDGKSCIHPKQVRIVHEIYTPTQKEIEKSIRIINGAKEAEAKGSGVISVDGKMVDNPIIMRAQRVLELAKASGIYKED encoded by the coding sequence ATGGCAATTAGAGATAGATTAAGAAGAACAATGATGTTTCTACCTGGAAACAATCCGTCAATGATTACAGATGCTCATATTTATAAACCAGACTCTATAATGATTGACTTAGAAGATGCAGTAAGTGTAAATCAAAAAGATGTTGCTAGATTTTTAGTTTCTGAAGCATTAAAAGCAATAGATTATAAAACAACTGAAAGAGTTGTAAGAGTAAATGGATTAGATACTCCATTTGGAGCAGATGATATAAGAGCTATTGTAAAAGCTGGGGTTGATGTAATAAGACTTCCTAAGACTGACAATCCAGATGAAATAATAGCTGTTGATAAATTAATAACAGAAGTTGAAAAAGAAATTGGTAGAGAAGGAGAAACTCTACTTATGGCAGCTATTGAAAGCGCAGCTGGTATTATGAATGTTAAAGAAATTGCTCTTGCTAGTAAAAGATTGATGGGAATAGCTCTAGGAGCAGAAGATTATGTTACTAACTTAAAAACTTCAAGAAGTAAACATGGTTGGGAACTATACTATGCAAGGGAAGCTATTGTACTTGCTGCAAGAAATGCTGGTATTTATTGTTTTGACACTGTTTACTCAGATGTAAATAACTTAGAAGGTTTTAGAAATGAAGTTCAATTCATTAAAGATTTAGGATTTGATGGAAAATCTTGTATACATCCTAAACAAGTTAGAATAGTTCATGAAATTTATACACCGACTCAAAAAGAAATTGAAAAGTCAATTAGAATTATAAATGGTGCTAAGGAAGCTGAAGCTAAGGGTTCAGGAGTTATATCTGTTGATGGTAAAATGGTTGATAACCCAATTATTATGAGAGCTCAAAGAGTACTAGAATTAGCAAAAGCTAGTGGGATTTACAAGGAGGACTAA
- the citG gene encoding triphosphoribosyl-dephospho-CoA synthase CitG produces MKMNNKEVAKLATKALLYEVSISPKAGLVSRLSNGSHRDMDFYTFIDSALSLSKYFSECFIYGQKNNFYSPNFFKNLRDLGKKAEKEMYEATNGINTHKGTIFSIGILISVLASYFKETDEIDLKILSQKIKTMCSSLIDELENINNFSTYGEKAFKNYYLTGARGLALSGYDIVLLDGINKLKEFTKSLDFETSCILLLFYYISLLDDTNIVNRTNFETLKEIQILCKNLYEENIKSLSKEKIRNEMSKLNDIFIEKNISAGGSADLLILTIFIYFIK; encoded by the coding sequence ATGAAAATGAATAATAAGGAAGTTGCTAAATTAGCAACAAAAGCTCTTTTATATGAAGTGAGTATAAGCCCAAAAGCTGGGCTTGTAAGTCGTCTTAGTAATGGTTCTCATAGAGATATGGACTTTTACACTTTTATTGATTCTGCACTTTCTTTAAGTAAGTATTTTTCTGAATGTTTTATCTATGGTCAAAAGAATAATTTTTATTCTCCTAACTTTTTTAAAAATTTAAGAGATTTAGGAAAAAAAGCTGAAAAAGAAATGTACGAAGCCACAAATGGAATTAATACCCATAAAGGAACTATTTTTTCAATAGGAATTTTAATTTCGGTTTTAGCTAGTTATTTTAAAGAAACTGATGAAATAGATTTAAAAATATTAAGTCAAAAAATTAAAACTATGTGTAGTTCACTTATAGATGAATTAGAAAATATAAATAATTTTTCTACTTATGGAGAAAAAGCATTTAAAAACTATTATTTAACTGGTGCAAGAGGACTAGCTCTTTCTGGTTATGATATAGTTTTACTTGATGGAATCAATAAATTAAAAGAGTTTACAAAAAGTTTAGATTTTGAAACTTCTTGTATTTTACTTTTATTTTACTATATTTCTCTTTTAGATGATACCAATATAGTGAATAGAACAAATTTTGAAACTCTAAAAGAAATTCAAATTTTATGTAAAAATCTTTATGAAGAGAATATAAAATCTTTATCAAAAGAAAAAATAAGAAATGAAATGTCAAAATTAAATGATATTTTTATAGAAAAAAATATAAGTGCTGGTGGCAGTGCTGATTTATTAATTTTAACAATTTTTATATATTTTATAAAATAA
- the citD gene encoding citrate lyase acyl carrier protein yields the protein MVLKTVGVAGTLESSDAMITVEPANQGGIVIDISSSVKRQFGRQIEETVLNTIKELGVENANVKVVDKGALNYALIARTKAAVYRAAESNDYKF from the coding sequence ATGGTTTTAAAAACTGTTGGTGTTGCTGGAACATTAGAATCTAGCGATGCAATGATAACTGTTGAACCTGCCAATCAAGGTGGAATTGTTATTGATATTTCAAGTTCAGTTAAAAGACAATTTGGTAGACAAATTGAAGAAACTGTACTTAACACTATAAAAGAATTAGGTGTTGAAAATGCTAATGTAAAAGTTGTAGATAAGGGTGCATTAAATTATGCTCTCATAGCTAGAACTAAAGCTGCTGTATATAGAGCTGCTGAATCTAATGATTATAAATTTTAG
- the citF gene encoding citrate lyase subunit alpha yields the protein MKFIKNAVGREIPEYLEGIGELVPFKGVDAIKPTKNKAGAKLRMRIQDEPKMVASIEEAIKKSGLKDGMTISFHHHMRNGDTVVNEVLDIIAKMGIKDLTLAPSSLSSCHGPVIDHIKSGVVTGIQSSGLREPLGDEISKGILKKPVIIRSHGGRARAVEDGELHIDVAFIAAPSCDEMGNMNGRTGKSACGSMGYAIVDAQYADYVIAITDNLVPFPNLPASIDQTLVDSVVVVDSIGDPKKIVSGAIRDSDNPRDLLIAKNAVDVIINSGYFKDGFVYQTGTGGASLSVTKLLKEEMIKQNIKASLGLGGITSQLVSLHEEGLMDALFDTQSFDLDAVRSIAENPKHYEISASFYANPNTSGPAVNNLTFVMLSALEIDKDFNVNVMTKSDGTINQAVGGHQDTAAGARISVILAPLMRARIPIIVDKVTTVCTPGEAVDVICTDYGIVVNPRRKDLIETLTKAGVELKTIEEMKEMAEQLTGKPDPVEFTDEIVGVVEYRDGSIIDVIKKVKE from the coding sequence ATGAAATTTATAAAAAATGCAGTTGGCAGAGAAATTCCTGAATACTTAGAAGGAATTGGAGAATTAGTTCCTTTTAAAGGTGTAGATGCAATAAAACCAACTAAAAATAAAGCTGGTGCAAAATTAAGAATGAGAATACAAGATGAACCTAAAATGGTTGCCAGCATAGAGGAAGCAATTAAAAAATCTGGTTTAAAAGATGGAATGACTATCTCTTTTCACCACCATATGAGAAATGGTGATACTGTTGTAAATGAAGTTTTAGATATTATAGCTAAAATGGGTATAAAAGACCTTACTCTAGCTCCTAGTTCGTTGTCTTCTTGTCATGGACCTGTTATTGACCATATTAAAAGTGGAGTTGTTACAGGGATACAATCAAGTGGACTTCGTGAACCATTAGGTGATGAAATTTCAAAAGGTATACTTAAAAAACCTGTTATTATAAGAAGCCATGGAGGAAGAGCAAGAGCAGTTGAAGACGGAGAATTACATATAGATGTTGCATTCATTGCTGCTCCAAGTTGTGATGAAATGGGAAATATGAATGGTAGAACTGGGAAAAGTGCTTGTGGTTCTATGGGATATGCTATAGTTGATGCTCAATATGCTGACTATGTTATAGCTATCACAGATAATTTAGTTCCTTTCCCTAACTTACCAGCAAGTATTGACCAAACATTGGTTGACTCGGTTGTAGTTGTAGACAGTATAGGAGATCCTAAGAAAATAGTTTCAGGAGCAATTAGAGATTCTGACAATCCAAGAGATTTATTAATAGCTAAAAATGCAGTTGATGTAATAATTAACTCTGGATATTTTAAAGATGGATTTGTTTATCAAACAGGTACAGGTGGAGCAAGTTTATCAGTTACAAAACTTTTAAAAGAAGAAATGATAAAACAAAATATAAAAGCTTCATTAGGACTAGGAGGAATAACTTCTCAATTAGTTAGCTTACATGAAGAAGGACTAATGGATGCTCTATTTGATACTCAATCATTTGACCTAGATGCAGTAAGATCAATAGCAGAAAATCCTAAGCATTATGAAATATCAGCATCATTCTATGCTAATCCTAATACTTCAGGACCTGCTGTAAATAACTTAACTTTTGTTATGCTAAGTGCTTTAGAAATAGATAAAGATTTCAATGTAAATGTTATGACTAAGTCAGACGGTACTATAAACCAAGCAGTTGGAGGACACCAAGATACAGCTGCTGGAGCTAGAATCAGTGTAATTCTTGCACCACTTATGAGAGCAAGAATCCCTATAATAGTTGATAAAGTTACAACTGTATGTACTCCTGGGGAAGCAGTAGATGTTATCTGTACTGACTATGGAATAGTAGTAAATCCTAGAAGAAAAGATTTAATAGAAACTTTAACAAAAGCTGGGGTTGAATTAAAAACTATTGAAGAAATGAAAGAAATGGCAGAACAATTAACTGGTAAACCTGATCCTGTTGAATTCACTGATGAAATTGTTGGTGTTGTTGAATATAGAGATGGTTCTATCATAGATGTTATTAAAAAAGTAAAAGAATAG
- a CDS encoding restriction endonuclease — translation MKISDNLSEQEIEVLLENFYQYFETGYIFEDFLREYLLKIGLDEVEVTQRSRDGGIDLKAIRKGIGNFSEIDTIHYYIQAKKYVPNKSIGVKTIRELKGTIPFGYKGMLITTAHFTDDAYKESLNDPSKPAVLIDGKLLITSCIDNEIGFIFKPIFSKIEMDFILNKNENKSNKTKIEYIEKTITKNDIRARIISIPSSIKKELSSLNSIDVIINENDHYHLTIDKSHSYLAKVTKIFKKYGMLTEDKIGTPKKSKWYYDIKNKVIHLIIGD, via the coding sequence ATGAAAATAAGTGATAATTTATCAGAGCAAGAAATTGAGGTTTTATTAGAAAATTTTTATCAATATTTTGAAACAGGATATATTTTTGAGGATTTTTTAAGGGAGTATTTATTAAAAATAGGATTAGATGAAGTAGAAGTAACACAACGTTCTAGGGATGGGGGAATAGATTTAAAAGCTATTAGAAAAGGAATTGGGAACTTCAGTGAAATAGATACAATCCATTATTATATACAAGCTAAAAAATATGTTCCAAATAAGAGTATAGGTGTGAAGACAATTAGAGAATTAAAAGGAACTATTCCATTTGGGTATAAAGGTATGCTAATCACAACAGCTCATTTTACAGATGATGCTTATAAAGAATCTTTGAATGATCCTTCAAAGCCAGCTGTTTTAATTGATGGTAAATTACTGATTACAAGTTGTATAGATAATGAAATAGGATTTATTTTTAAACCTATTTTTAGCAAAATAGAAATGGATTTTATTTTAAATAAAAATGAGAATAAATCTAATAAAACTAAAATAGAATATATTGAGAAAACTATTACAAAAAATGATATTAGAGCAAGAATTATATCGATTCCTTCTTCTATAAAAAAAGAATTATCTTCTTTAAATAGCATAGATGTTATAATAAATGAGAATGATCACTATCATTTAACTATTGATAAAAGTCATTCTTATCTTGCAAAGGTTACTAAAATATTTAAAAAATATGGAATGTTGACTGAAGATAAAATAGGAACACCTAAAAAAAGTAAATGGTATTATGATATAAAGAATAAGGTTATACATTTAATAATAGGGGATTAA
- a CDS encoding oxaloacetate decarboxylase subunit alpha, protein MNKIKIMETCLRDGHQSLMATRLTTAEMLPIIEKLDSVGYHSLEMWGGATFDAALRFLNEDPWERLREIKKRVKNTKLQMLLRGQNLLGYRNYADDIVERFVKKSIQNGIDIVRIFDALNDVRNLQTACEATKKYGGHAQLAMSYTISPVHTIEYYKNLALEMQEIGADSIAIKDMSGILLPEVAYELVKELKSVLRVPVEVHTHATAGLASMTYIKAVEAGADIIDTAISPLSGGTSQPATESIVRAFQGTERETGFDLELLKEIAEYFKPIRAKYLQEGILNPQALMTEPSIVEYQLPGGMLSNFLSQLKMQKAEHKYEEVLREIPRVRKDLGYPPLVTPLSQMVGTQAIFNILTGQRYKLIPNEIKNYVRGLYGKSPVPISDEIKKTIIFNEEVFTGRPADKLAPEYDKMVEEIRDFARSEEDVLSYALFPQVAKDFLIKKYENE, encoded by the coding sequence GTGAATAAGATTAAAATTATGGAAACTTGTCTGAGAGATGGACATCAATCACTTATGGCTACTCGTTTAACTACTGCTGAAATGTTACCAATAATTGAAAAATTAGATAGTGTTGGTTACCACTCATTAGAAATGTGGGGAGGAGCAACTTTTGATGCTGCTTTAAGATTTCTAAATGAAGATCCCTGGGAAAGATTGAGAGAAATTAAAAAGAGAGTTAAAAATACAAAACTTCAAATGCTACTTAGAGGGCAAAACCTTTTAGGTTACCGTAATTATGCAGATGATATAGTTGAAAGATTTGTTAAAAAATCTATACAAAATGGAATAGATATAGTTCGTATATTTGATGCTTTAAATGATGTTCGTAACTTACAAACTGCTTGTGAAGCTACAAAAAAATATGGTGGTCATGCTCAACTTGCAATGAGTTACACTATCAGCCCTGTTCACACTATTGAATATTATAAAAATTTAGCTTTAGAAATGCAAGAAATTGGTGCAGATTCTATTGCTATAAAAGATATGTCTGGAATTTTATTACCAGAAGTTGCTTATGAATTAGTAAAAGAATTGAAATCTGTTTTAAGAGTTCCAGTTGAAGTACATACTCATGCAACTGCTGGGCTTGCAAGTATGACTTACATCAAAGCTGTTGAAGCAGGAGCAGATATAATTGACACTGCTATATCTCCTTTATCTGGTGGAACTTCTCAACCTGCTACTGAAAGTATTGTTAGAGCTTTCCAAGGAACTGAAAGAGAAACTGGTTTTGATTTAGAGCTATTAAAAGAAATAGCAGAATATTTCAAACCTATAAGAGCAAAATATTTACAAGAAGGCATCTTAAATCCTCAAGCTCTTATGACTGAACCAAGTATAGTTGAATATCAATTACCTGGAGGAATGTTATCTAACTTCCTTTCTCAATTAAAAATGCAAAAAGCAGAACATAAATATGAAGAGGTTTTAAGAGAAATCCCAAGAGTAAGAAAAGACTTAGGATATCCACCATTAGTTACTCCTCTTAGCCAAATGGTAGGAACACAAGCAATATTTAATATATTAACTGGACAAAGATATAAATTGATACCAAATGAAATTAAAAACTATGTGAGAGGACTTTATGGTAAAAGTCCAGTACCTATATCTGATGAAATTAAAAAGACTATTATCTTTAATGAAGAAGTATTCACAGGAAGACCTGCTGATAAATTAGCACCTGAATATGATAAAATGGTTGAAGAAATAAGAGATTTTGCAAGAAGTGAAGAAGATGTATTATCTTATGCTCTTTTCCCACAAGTTGCAAAAGATTTTTTAATAAAGAAATATGAAAATGAATAA
- a CDS encoding autotransporter, with the protein MRKIFWKVTLLSCFISAFAYGGWNELDEGEKVEKTLDENGKVTTVKKLILGKNSNLKVTGKNTKGILVKGSYFQSKVNIGEGATLDIDIESSDKDSSGISFAEKRDFIIEKNGKLNVKNLFNGTINSGDILRQFHSSKEGKGILVRGVTVAKKFTTEGNTRIESSGAGIGFDKTTSNGQGEIEFKKGSKTFVKGGIAGVFARYNNVTFEEGSDTTLIGGAYGLMANKGTIKKGAKVTLMGNYGTGKFEVKEHDRLTFESSSELNILANNSALYGIRLVGKTKLIAKGYNVLRQIDTYADGEHSLNTVTFEKGSILDGNIDRSWNSQFLLEEGTKLFVPEKIQANLEIKGDLYVGPRSAYEGKQKTYKEAVEKSSDVDTVVGATAIFMGKQAQRARKGEIRYGKTYDDFSANEYYTLKYNENSYNYKSTLNLNNGKIHLRLGTPDRLGRINDKIIFSKNTVINGKGELVFHKRNSSQVTKNTVFKILEEEGLKNINGIQGYYLEKLPLKIPDVSFGQLVFTTKVQKLNGRYVVSLVFKGIEADNFLLAKGETKILNKKKEGSLEDAILSAKEVTIEEKSTLNIKGDTNGLFAKNKVTVEEKANLNIETENKIALKLGENLETFGNINIKNAGTGILADNTTSVLKFENGSKTIVNAKDVAINAQKGTSEFKGGSNIELTSNKYALVAKKAVFEKGSTVKLNAEYGIGTLSETDSSDVTFNSQSEVNINSSNSGIYNVNVGGSGKVSIKAPNVLNQVRTVNQSLKFESGSVLEGNIEKSWNANLILDKGSKMFVNNKIEANMDIKGDLFVGTRNSYEKEESENSMQTLSTMSTFSSSNKYNTVHYNKDSNGHKTKVNLDNANIHLRINGEQSESNDKIVFSKDTEITGKGEITLHPENVSKVKRNMTYSLLEEEGKDVGGNKVYNLEKTSLTLKTVEFGPLVYGRKDKKVNGKYIVTLEDTGELSQAAKNTLTNSRDSYKYNQEELKAISDKIFENHNLELKNNFWLLVSKENLKNKDSVIKLNQNTKYAGYDHTFNTGISLGFFAGQSTGRYKNIGQGIYLKKDLKPFYLGTVYKHTKSKDKNNDKKLHSNDFSFVVGYNKDISERTFLDSNIKLTRGYISDYKYTAENDLNTRNEKTNYWNGEINTKLGYKFKYGDAFLKAGLDKDLKGNQKVIWNENIDEEIKYDDLSKNIGIGIEYKVKQHSFNIELSRKYSKHYRTNTKISFGYSYKF; encoded by the coding sequence ATGAGAAAAATATTTTGGAAGGTAACCTTATTATCGTGTTTTATTTCAGCTTTTGCATATGGAGGGTGGAATGAGTTAGATGAAGGAGAAAAGGTCGAGAAAACTCTAGATGAAAATGGGAAAGTAACAACAGTTAAGAAATTAATATTAGGAAAAAATTCAAATTTGAAAGTAACAGGAAAAAATACTAAGGGGATTTTAGTAAAAGGAAGTTATTTTCAATCAAAGGTAAATATAGGTGAAGGTGCAACTCTTGATATAGATATAGAAAGCTCTGATAAAGATAGTTCAGGAATTTCATTTGCAGAAAAAAGAGATTTTATTATAGAAAAAAATGGAAAATTAAATGTTAAAAATCTTTTCAATGGTACTATCAATAGTGGAGATATATTAAGACAATTTCATAGCAGTAAAGAAGGTAAAGGTATTCTTGTCAGAGGGGTTACTGTTGCAAAAAAATTTACTACTGAGGGAAATACTAGAATAGAAAGTTCAGGAGCTGGTATTGGTTTTGATAAAACGACTTCTAATGGTCAAGGAGAAATTGAATTTAAAAAAGGCTCAAAAACTTTTGTAAAGGGTGGTATTGCTGGAGTATTTGCAAGATATAACAATGTTACCTTTGAAGAAGGAAGTGATACTACATTAATAGGTGGAGCCTATGGATTAATGGCAAATAAAGGAACTATAAAAAAAGGTGCTAAAGTAACACTAATGGGTAACTACGGAACTGGAAAATTTGAAGTAAAAGAACATGATCGTTTAACATTTGAATCAAGTTCTGAGTTAAATATACTTGCAAATAATTCAGCTTTATATGGTATTAGATTGGTAGGAAAAACAAAATTGATAGCAAAAGGCTATAATGTATTAAGACAAATTGATACTTATGCTGATGGAGAACATAGTTTAAATACAGTAACTTTTGAAAAAGGAAGTATTTTAGATGGAAATATTGATCGTTCTTGGAATTCACAATTTTTATTAGAAGAAGGAACAAAACTTTTTGTACCTGAGAAAATACAAGCTAATTTAGAAATTAAAGGGGATTTATATGTTGGACCTAGATCAGCTTATGAAGGAAAACAAAAAACATATAAAGAGGCTGTTGAAAAATCAAGTGATGTAGATACTGTTGTTGGAGCTACAGCAATATTTATGGGAAAACAAGCTCAAAGAGCTAGAAAAGGAGAAATTAGATATGGGAAAACATATGATGATTTTTCAGCCAATGAATATTACACACTAAAATATAATGAAAACAGCTATAATTATAAATCTACTTTAAATTTAAATAATGGAAAAATTCATTTAAGATTAGGTACTCCAGATAGATTAGGAAGAATTAATGATAAAATTATTTTTTCTAAGAATACAGTTATCAATGGAAAAGGAGAACTTGTATTTCATAAAAGAAATTCCTCACAAGTAACAAAGAATACAGTATTTAAAATATTAGAAGAGGAAGGATTAAAAAATATCAATGGAATACAAGGATATTACTTAGAAAAACTTCCTTTAAAGATTCCTGATGTATCATTTGGTCAACTTGTTTTTACTACAAAAGTACAAAAACTTAATGGTAGATATGTGGTTTCTTTAGTTTTTAAAGGAATAGAAGCTGATAACTTCTTATTAGCAAAAGGTGAAACAAAGATTTTAAATAAAAAGAAAGAAGGTTCATTAGAAGATGCTATTTTAAGCGCTAAAGAAGTTACAATTGAAGAAAAATCAACTTTAAATATTAAAGGTGATACTAATGGACTATTTGCTAAAAATAAAGTAACAGTGGAGGAAAAAGCAAACCTAAATATTGAAACTGAAAATAAAATAGCTCTTAAATTGGGAGAAAATTTAGAAACATTTGGTAATATAAATATAAAAAATGCTGGAACTGGAATATTAGCAGATAATACAACATCAGTTTTAAAATTTGAAAATGGTTCTAAAACTATTGTAAATGCAAAAGATGTTGCAATAAATGCACAAAAAGGAACTAGCGAATTTAAAGGTGGAAGTAATATAGAATTAACATCTAATAAATATGCCTTAGTTGCTAAAAAAGCAGTTTTTGAAAAAGGTTCAACTGTAAAATTAAATGCAGAGTATGGAATAGGGACACTATCAGAAACAGATAGCAGTGATGTTACTTTTAATTCACAATCAGAAGTAAATATTAATTCTAGTAATTCAGGGATATATAATGTAAATGTTGGAGGAAGTGGAAAAGTATCTATAAAAGCTCCTAATGTACTAAATCAAGTTAGAACAGTAAATCAATCTTTAAAGTTTGAAAGTGGAAGTGTATTAGAAGGAAATATAGAAAAATCTTGGAATGCAAATTTAATCTTAGATAAAGGTTCAAAGATGTTTGTAAATAATAAAATAGAAGCAAATATGGATATAAAAGGAGATTTATTTGTAGGTACAAGAAATTCATATGAAAAAGAAGAAAGTGAAAACTCTATGCAAACACTTTCTACTATGAGTACATTTTCATCTTCTAATAAATATAACACTGTACATTATAATAAGGATTCTAATGGTCATAAAACAAAAGTAAATTTAGATAATGCAAATATTCATTTAAGAATTAATGGAGAACAATCAGAAAGTAATGATAAAATAGTTTTTTCAAAAGATACAGAAATAACTGGAAAAGGTGAAATTACATTGCATCCAGAAAATGTATCTAAGGTAAAGAGAAATATGACTTATTCATTATTAGAAGAAGAAGGAAAAGATGTTGGAGGAAATAAAGTATATAATTTAGAAAAAACTTCCTTAACATTAAAAACAGTAGAATTTGGACCATTAGTATATGGAAGAAAAGATAAAAAAGTAAATGGAAAATATATAGTTACATTAGAAGATACAGGAGAATTATCACAAGCAGCTAAAAATACTCTTACTAATTCAAGAGATAGTTATAAATACAATCAAGAAGAATTAAAAGCTATTAGTGATAAAATTTTTGAAAATCATAATTTAGAATTAAAAAATAATTTTTGGCTATTAGTTTCAAAAGAAAATCTAAAAAATAAAGATAGTGTAATAAAATTAAATCAAAATACTAAATATGCAGGTTATGATCATACATTTAATACAGGAATATCTTTAGGATTTTTTGCTGGACAATCAACAGGAAGATACAAGAATATAGGTCAAGGAATTTATTTGAAAAAGGATTTAAAACCATTTTATCTAGGAACTGTATATAAACATACAAAGAGTAAAGATAAAAACAACGATAAAAAACTTCATTCAAATGATTTCTCATTTGTAGTTGGATATAATAAAGATATTAGTGAAAGAACATTCTTAGACAGTAATATTAAATTAACTAGGGGTTATATCTCAGATTATAAATACACTGCTGAAAATGATTTAAATACTAGAAATGAGAAAACTAATTATTGGAATGGAGAAATAAATACAAAATTAGGATATAAATTTAAGTATGGAGATGCTTTCTTAAAGGCAGGATTAGATAAGGATTTAAAAGGAAATCAAAAAGTAATATGGAATGAAAATATTGATGAAGAAATAAAATATGATGATTTGAGTAAAAATATAGGTATAGGAATAGAATACAAGGTGAAACAACATAGTTTTAATATAGAACTTTCAAGAAAGTACTCTAAACATTATAGAACAAATACAAAAATATCATTTGGATATTCTTATAAATTTTAA
- a CDS encoding TRM11 family SAM-dependent methyltransferase — MNKKIKKWEPDNFELELNSVWSFKERGDWATHDAKWRGNWSPYIPRNLILRYTNEKDLILDQFMGGGTTLVEAKLLNRNIIGIDVNDVAIERCKEKIDFEFENSGKVYIHKGDARRLDFIKDETIDFICTHPPYANIIEYSEDIEEDLSHLKIPEFLKEMKKVASESYRVLKKDKFCVILMGDTRIKGHIQPLGFEVMKVFEAEGFKLKEIIIKEQHNCKATGYWKTNSIKYNFFLIAHEYLFVFKK; from the coding sequence ATGAATAAAAAAATTAAAAAATGGGAACCAGATAATTTTGAGTTAGAATTAAATTCTGTTTGGAGTTTTAAAGAAAGAGGAGATTGGGCAACTCATGATGCAAAATGGAGAGGAAACTGGTCACCATACATACCTAGAAATTTAATTCTTAGATATACAAATGAAAAAGATTTAATTTTAGATCAATTCATGGGTGGAGGAACAACATTAGTTGAAGCAAAATTACTTAATAGAAATATTATTGGCATTGATGTAAATGATGTTGCAATCGAAAGATGTAAAGAAAAAATAGATTTTGAATTTGAAAATTCTGGAAAAGTATATATTCATAAAGGAGATGCAAGGAGACTAGATTTTATAAAAGATGAGACTATTGATTTTATTTGTACTCATCCTCCTTATGCAAATATAATTGAATATAGTGAAGATATAGAAGAAGATTTATCACATTTAAAAATACCTGAATTTTTGAAAGAAATGAAAAAAGTAGCCTCTGAAAGTTATAGAGTTCTAAAAAAAGATAAATTTTGTGTAATTTTAATGGGAGATACTAGAATAAAAGGGCATATACAGCCACTAGGTTTTGAAGTTATGAAAGTGTTTGAAGCAGAAGGCTTTAAATTAAAAGAAATTATAATAAAGGAGCAACATAATTGTAAAGCAACTGGCTATTGGAAAACTAATAGCATAAAGTATAATTTTTTCTTAATTGCACATGAGTATTTATTTGTTTTTAAAAAATAA